The genomic DNA GCCCTTCGGTCAACGGCGGCGTCGACTGCAACTGCTCCGCAAACAAGCCGGGCGTTGCGAAAAAAACAGCCCCGCCGACGGCAAGCAGCGAGCGACGGGATAACGGAAAACGCGTCGATGGATTTTGCATAGTGTTCGGGCCCAGTTTGGCGGAAGCTGATGTCACATGAAGGTTCAACACCGCATGCAGCATACCAGATCGGCTCGATCGATAAATCAACAGTTTCTAGGCAATATCGCCGTGGCTCAGGCGAATATCCTGCCAGTCGATCAGGGAGCAGTCGCCCATTCGATAGGGTGGTAATGATGGCAATCGTTGCCTCTCGACGTCTCAAACAATGACGAAACGCCCCGAAACATGCGATTGAAGTCGGGGTTGGAAAGAGCCTGCACGCCTTAAGCCTCACCCCAACAAGAAGGTTACTTAGGATGGAAACTTTTTTCGTTGCCTGCCCTTCCGGACACCAGATTCCAGTTCCCAGCAACCACTCCGGCGTCCCGGTACAATGCCCTCTGTGCGACGCAGTTGCGGCACTCCCCATTGCACGGACAAGCTTGTCCGATACTGGGGTGATGCGGATCCTCGAGGCAAGCGACCTAACCCCGCCGGTCCAAAAGTCGGAATCCGCATCGCGTCCCTGTCCAATATGCCGCACTCCGGTTTCCGAGGCGTCCGCCGCTTGCGGTCATTGCCAAACCTACTTGGCGAGCCCTCCCGATTTCCTCCGCGACCTTGCTTGATTTGGAATTATTAGCCCGCGAAACGGGTTGCATTTGAACTTAGCGTTATCGGGCAACCAAGGAGTGCTGCGCAGTCATCCACAACAGGAGACGAATTGGCACAATGTCACAACGATTAGTTTGAGCAACACGTGTCCGCCCGTCGTCCTCGCCGTTTCAGCGAAGCGGAAGTCGTCAAGACTTTCGCCACGCGGCGAGTCCCCCCCTCCGAAACTCTAGGCGAGTTCCGCTACACTAGTCGTCTACCGCCGCGATGTTTTTCAGCGATCGAGAACGCTACAGTCGGGCGGCTGGTTCTCGCTCCCCAATGGCAAAACAAGGTCTCGGGGCGAAGTTCAGCATCTTTTTTGTTCGCTGCCGCGATCCGGTTCCCTCCTCTACCGACAAAGAGGCAAGAAGGAGTCCGGTCGTGGAACGTCCCAACTTTGAAATCTTGGCTTACGAAGATTCGCCACTGGGGCCGCTCTGCCTGCGCCGCCGCGAACTCCTCTCCCAACCGGGGACGATCGTCACCGAGGTGACGCTGAATCACGAGTTCCTGATGAGCAGTCTGAACACCGATTCGGAACGTCAGATCTCCAACCGAGCTGTCGAGATCCATGGCGGCCCCCAATTGAAAGCCTTGGTCGGCGGATTGGGGCTGGGCTACACAGCACAAGAATTGCTGAAGCACGCCAACGTCGCATCGGTCGACGTGATCGAATACCTTCCGCAAGTTGTCGATTGGCTGCGGCAGGGGCTGGTGCCGTTATCGAGCGAGTTAAACGCAGCGGAACAGCTGAAGATCATCGCTGGCGATGTCTATCAGCGGTTGGCGGAATCGCCCACCGAGCGATACGACCTGATCGTGATCGATGTCGACCATTCCCCCAGCGATCAACTGGGAGAAGAAGAGAACGGCTTCTACACTCGCGACGGGCTGCTGGCGGCGAAAGCCCACCTGGCCGAACAGGGTGTCCTGGCTGTCTGGTCGTATGCCCAGAGCAGCCAGTTTTCGGTAGCGTTGCGAGACACCTTTCAGAGCGTCCATGTCGA from Rosistilla carotiformis includes the following:
- a CDS encoding spermidine synthase gives rise to the protein MERPNFEILAYEDSPLGPLCLRRRELLSQPGTIVTEVTLNHEFLMSSLNTDSERQISNRAVEIHGGPQLKALVGGLGLGYTAQELLKHANVASVDVIEYLPQVVDWLRQGLVPLSSELNAAEQLKIIAGDVYQRLAESPTERYDLIVIDVDHSPSDQLGEEENGFYTRDGLLAAKAHLAEQGVLAVWSYAQSSQFSVALRDTFQSVHVEPVKTFNALVDHWQTDWLFFATDRKLDPAESPQPEQDVAT